In one Hyphomicrobium sp. 99 genomic region, the following are encoded:
- a CDS encoding bifunctional diguanylate cyclase/phosphodiesterase, which yields MSVVACILTAHDLRLVFLAALVCVGGSWVAMGLLKRARENFGFQQKGWLFLGAVAAGSSVWCTHFIAILAYQVPAPFTFDPILTFASLLLAISGIAVGFIVAGRKFRYSAIVGGGLSGVAISAMHYIGMLAYHVDGIVEWSIPYVVASVLLAIVLMAASVEAFGRMGLPCRRPIGLGLFVLAVVSLHFTGMAAMTVVPMVTGASLVGQETIEGMAVAVAGVAMIVAATGIASYLLDARSHQEMIDQLRMLALTDALTGLPNRTRLGDHLGYELSLAKDTQGKFAVIGIDLDRFKNVNDLYGHEAGDRVLKIIGQRLKNLLKDSEFVARVGGDEFFAAKRFGSLDDVHDFVLRINNCLAQPVHTDEFNIALGGSIGVALFPQDGDTVERLMANADLAMYRAKADIIRSVCYYEPDMDEVVRERQLLSLDLKRAIENEELELHYQVQTSVPTGDICGYEVLLRWKHPTRGHVPPAVFIPIAEETGSILAIGEWVLKTACHEAASWDAEHKIAVNLSAAQFTHTDLPALVHQTLFESGLAASRLELELTESTIIADKARTLHMLRQIKALGVTVAIDDFGIGYSSLDTLRCFPFDRIKLDRSFISEVIDNPQAKAIVRAVLALGRSLEISVLAEGVETQDQLLLLCNEGCDEVQGYLIGRPRRDPQTNIETSQLGPPQIATKTYESKELTTTA from the coding sequence ATGTCGGTCGTTGCGTGCATTCTCACAGCCCATGATCTGCGGCTGGTTTTCCTCGCCGCTCTCGTTTGCGTCGGCGGCTCTTGGGTGGCAATGGGCCTATTGAAGCGAGCCCGGGAGAATTTCGGGTTCCAGCAAAAAGGCTGGCTGTTCCTAGGTGCAGTCGCCGCTGGATCATCAGTCTGGTGCACACACTTCATCGCCATACTCGCATATCAAGTCCCTGCTCCTTTCACCTTCGATCCCATCCTAACGTTCGCTTCCCTTCTACTCGCTATCTCAGGGATTGCCGTTGGCTTCATCGTAGCCGGCCGTAAGTTCAGATACTCCGCGATTGTCGGCGGTGGTCTGTCCGGCGTGGCAATCTCCGCGATGCATTACATCGGGATGTTGGCCTACCACGTGGACGGAATCGTCGAATGGAGCATCCCCTACGTCGTCGCATCTGTCCTTCTTGCAATCGTTCTGATGGCCGCATCGGTTGAAGCGTTCGGCCGCATGGGATTGCCCTGCAGGCGGCCCATTGGCCTTGGCTTATTTGTCCTGGCCGTCGTGTCCCTTCACTTCACAGGCATGGCAGCGATGACCGTCGTGCCGATGGTCACGGGCGCGTCCTTGGTCGGCCAGGAAACGATCGAAGGCATGGCCGTGGCAGTCGCCGGCGTCGCGATGATCGTGGCCGCGACGGGTATAGCGAGTTATCTGCTCGATGCCCGGTCGCATCAGGAAATGATCGATCAACTTCGCATGTTGGCCTTGACCGACGCGCTCACTGGCCTCCCCAACCGAACGCGGCTTGGCGACCATCTCGGCTATGAGCTGTCCCTCGCCAAAGATACGCAAGGCAAATTCGCGGTCATCGGCATCGATCTCGACCGCTTCAAGAACGTCAACGATCTTTACGGCCACGAGGCTGGCGATCGAGTGCTGAAGATTATCGGCCAGCGCCTGAAAAACTTACTGAAGGACAGCGAATTCGTAGCACGAGTGGGCGGCGATGAGTTCTTTGCCGCGAAGCGGTTCGGCTCCCTCGACGACGTCCATGATTTCGTGCTTCGCATCAATAACTGCCTTGCTCAACCGGTCCACACGGATGAGTTTAACATTGCACTCGGTGGCAGTATCGGTGTCGCGCTGTTTCCTCAGGATGGAGATACGGTCGAGCGCCTTATGGCGAACGCCGACCTCGCTATGTACCGCGCCAAAGCCGACATCATCCGCTCGGTTTGCTACTACGAGCCGGATATGGACGAAGTGGTGCGGGAACGCCAACTTCTCTCCCTGGATCTCAAGCGCGCCATAGAGAACGAGGAACTCGAGCTTCACTATCAGGTGCAGACATCTGTGCCGACAGGCGACATCTGCGGCTACGAAGTGCTCCTGCGCTGGAAACATCCGACCAGGGGACACGTCCCGCCAGCTGTCTTTATCCCGATCGCTGAAGAAACGGGATCCATTCTGGCGATCGGAGAATGGGTTCTCAAAACGGCTTGCCATGAAGCCGCCAGCTGGGACGCCGAGCACAAGATCGCGGTCAATCTGTCTGCCGCGCAGTTTACCCACACTGACCTTCCAGCTCTCGTGCATCAAACTCTTTTCGAATCCGGATTGGCGGCCAGCCGGCTGGAACTCGAACTGACAGAATCCACGATCATCGCAGACAAGGCCCGTACGCTGCACATGCTGAGGCAGATCAAGGCGCTCGGCGTCACTGTGGCCATCGATGATTTCGGCATAGGATACTCCTCGCTCGATACGCTGCGCTGCTTCCCATTCGATCGCATCAAGCTTGACCGCTCCTTCATCAGTGAAGTCATCGACAACCCGCAAGCAAAGGCCATTGTGCGCGCCGTGCTTGCGCTCGGACGTTCGCTCGAGATCTCGGTGCTAGCGGAAGGGGTTGAAACGCAGGATCAACTGCTTCTCCTGTGCAACGAAGGTTGTGATGAAGTTCAAGGGTATCTGATCGGCCGGCCACGACGCGACCCGCAGACCAACATCGAAACTTCGCAACTTGGGCCGCCGCAAATCGCGACCAAGACTTACGAGTCAAAAGAACTAACGACAACGGCGTAA
- a CDS encoding SH3 domain-containing protein, whose protein sequence is MKIQTVICALVGSVVLGISTAEAAPGYATANVNLRAGPDIDYPSVGIIPDSDPVDVRGCLRDESWCDVIWAGNRGWVYSEYLALDYRGEPRPLPDYGVAAFGIPIIAFSAAEYWNHYYVGRPWYGDRARWFAYTPRPRPGWHAPPPGPRQPGWWRGGGYRPPQGMQPPPDRGWRPHPGPGNIPGGPPRGPDDRRRGLDDRMKGPGNGPGGPGERPRGPEDRPRGHEDRPRGQQDRPRGQDDRPRGPDDRPRGP, encoded by the coding sequence ATGAAAATTCAAACGGTCATTTGCGCGCTTGTCGGTTCCGTCGTTCTCGGAATCTCGACAGCAGAAGCAGCGCCGGGATACGCCACGGCGAATGTCAACTTACGAGCAGGTCCGGATATCGACTATCCCAGTGTCGGCATTATTCCCGACAGCGATCCCGTGGACGTCAGAGGATGTCTGCGAGATGAATCCTGGTGTGACGTCATCTGGGCTGGAAATCGCGGCTGGGTGTACAGCGAATACCTTGCACTCGATTACCGCGGCGAACCGAGACCGCTTCCGGATTACGGCGTGGCCGCATTTGGAATTCCAATCATTGCGTTCAGCGCCGCAGAGTATTGGAACCACTATTATGTAGGACGCCCTTGGTACGGAGATCGTGCACGTTGGTTCGCCTACACGCCGAGGCCACGTCCCGGATGGCACGCACCGCCTCCAGGGCCTCGCCAACCAGGCTGGTGGCGCGGAGGCGGCTATCGACCACCGCAGGGGATGCAACCGCCTCCGGACCGTGGATGGCGTCCGCATCCAGGTCCGGGAAACATCCCAGGCGGTCCACCACGTGGCCCGGATGATAGACGGAGGGGCCTGGACGACAGAATGAAGGGCCCAGGCAACGGACCGGGAGGCCCAGGCGAAAGGCCGAGAGGCCCCGAAGACAGGCCGAGAGGCCACGAAGACAGACCGAGAGGCCAACAAGACAGACCGAGAGGTCAAGACGACAGGCCGAGAGGTCCGGACGATAGGCCTAGAGGCCCGTGA
- a CDS encoding NAD(P)-dependent oxidoreductase has product MTLASLSGQRIFLTGATGFIGAYFLRAAMAASHEIDALTRSKSNAASLEAVGATAIVGDLTDSKGTWREALRKADAVIHLAQPQTFGGRLTKSRAKQYSVRRVAMDRALFEAIDPARTRRIVYVAGTSYYGDCGSVICDEGATPHPRGWGPYLAPAIESLPGYVARGLPIVAAFPGWVYGPGSWFAQYVLEPLSNGKPVYGLRGRARYTSPVHVEDCGRAILHLTQHSEIGSRYFIVDDEPVPGEQLAKIAANTLGVTGHGRKLPFVLLKLLVGQVVADSLAYENRLSNSRLKSTGFAFDFPSCEQGVPHAVRTWLQEKSINKAEQQKCNAE; this is encoded by the coding sequence ATGACCTTGGCATCTCTGTCGGGGCAAAGAATCTTCCTTACCGGAGCGACCGGATTCATCGGCGCGTACTTTCTCCGCGCAGCAATGGCCGCCAGCCACGAAATCGACGCGCTGACCCGATCGAAAAGCAACGCCGCATCGCTTGAAGCCGTGGGAGCGACCGCGATCGTCGGCGACTTGACGGACTCGAAGGGAACGTGGCGCGAAGCCCTACGCAAGGCCGACGCTGTCATTCATCTCGCGCAGCCTCAGACATTCGGCGGTCGCCTCACAAAGTCTCGCGCCAAGCAGTACAGCGTCCGCCGGGTCGCCATGGATCGCGCCTTGTTCGAGGCCATCGATCCGGCGAGAACGCGGCGGATCGTCTACGTCGCCGGCACAAGTTACTATGGGGATTGCGGATCGGTGATTTGCGACGAAGGAGCGACGCCTCACCCCAGGGGATGGGGACCCTATCTTGCTCCCGCAATCGAATCCCTGCCGGGCTACGTCGCGCGCGGACTGCCGATCGTGGCCGCGTTTCCAGGCTGGGTATATGGGCCCGGCTCCTGGTTCGCGCAGTATGTCCTCGAACCCCTCAGCAACGGCAAACCGGTTTACGGTTTACGAGGTCGCGCCCGCTACACTTCTCCCGTGCACGTCGAGGATTGTGGCCGGGCCATTCTTCATCTGACTCAGCATAGCGAGATAGGAAGCCGCTACTTCATTGTGGACGACGAACCCGTTCCAGGTGAGCAATTGGCGAAGATCGCAGCGAACACGCTGGGCGTGACTGGGCACGGCCGCAAGTTGCCCTTCGTTCTGCTGAAGCTTCTGGTCGGCCAAGTCGTTGCCGACAGCCTAGCCTATGAAAACCGGCTTTCGAACAGCCGTTTGAAATCCACCGGCTTCGCATTCGATTTTCCGTCCTGCGAGCAGGGCGTGCCGCATGCCGTTCGGACATGGTTGCAGGAGAAATCGATCAACAAAGCCGAACAACAAAAATGCAACGCCGAATAA
- a CDS encoding isoprenylcysteine carboxyl methyltransferase family protein, which translates to MISDSIGLPQIVALIILLQRGAEEVYSARNTRALIAAGAKEVGRSYYPVVATTHLAWIASIFFLIPSSATESYILAAAYILLQGVRYWVIGTLGRFWTHRIFTIEGAPVTLRGPYKYFRHPNYAVTITETFLLPAVFGAWAVSIIMGAVWTAVLAYKIELEDEALSARRALSEQSLEPQRTEI; encoded by the coding sequence ATGATTTCAGATAGCATCGGGTTGCCGCAGATAGTCGCTCTTATCATTCTCCTTCAAAGAGGAGCCGAGGAGGTCTACTCGGCGCGCAATACGCGGGCGTTGATCGCGGCCGGAGCAAAAGAAGTTGGCCGATCCTATTATCCTGTCGTCGCGACGACCCATCTTGCATGGATAGCAAGCATCTTTTTCCTGATCCCATCGAGCGCGACCGAATCCTATATTTTGGCGGCGGCCTATATTCTTCTGCAAGGAGTCCGCTATTGGGTCATCGGCACGCTCGGGCGATTTTGGACCCACCGCATATTTACGATCGAGGGCGCACCGGTCACCCTGCGCGGACCCTATAAATATTTCCGTCATCCCAATTACGCGGTCACGATTACCGAGACGTTTTTGCTGCCGGCAGTCTTCGGCGCCTGGGCTGTCAGCATTATCATGGGCGCGGTTTGGACCGCAGTGCTCGCCTACAAAATCGAACTCGAAGACGAAGCTCTTTCCGCCAGGCGCGCGCTTTCCGAGCAAAGCCTTGAACCCCAGAGAACAGAAATCTGA
- a CDS encoding NAD(P)/FAD-dependent oxidoreductase translates to MNPREQKSDETPSRGATADAIAVGGGLAGSAFALELARHGKSAMIFERMRGPHHKVCGEFLSDRTQTLLRYLGIDVDALGGSPVETLCLANGAKRTSAELPFKAIGISRLLLDETVLTAAERAGATVYRATSVERLEDCGGRVRVQTARATFECRAAALASGKHNIRGLPRPDGPMVGFKMHLRPTDAACTALIGSVHLIAFAGGYLGLCMVEDGTLSIAWIINSQILQLIGTSWATQSSYFAKQSPIFDELTAGAAPAWEKPLAVSGLPYGFMRSAAIAPTIYPVGDQLAVIPSFSGDGTALALASGIAAAQSILKCEGALDFQRRMLANYKPQFQRAAALDWVIADPRLRNVGMAGARLFPSMVTMLVSATRLRGLDGLISSTEART, encoded by the coding sequence TTGAACCCCAGAGAACAGAAATCTGACGAAACGCCGTCCCGCGGCGCGACGGCCGATGCCATTGCCGTTGGCGGGGGTCTCGCAGGTTCCGCTTTCGCTCTCGAGCTTGCCCGTCACGGCAAGAGCGCAATGATATTTGAACGCATGCGCGGTCCGCATCATAAGGTTTGCGGCGAATTCCTGAGCGACCGCACACAAACTCTGCTTCGATATCTCGGCATCGACGTCGATGCTCTCGGCGGCAGCCCTGTCGAAACACTATGTCTCGCGAATGGCGCGAAGCGGACCAGCGCAGAGCTTCCGTTCAAGGCGATCGGCATTTCACGGCTCCTTCTCGATGAGACGGTTCTAACGGCAGCCGAACGCGCTGGCGCAACGGTCTATCGCGCGACATCGGTTGAACGGCTCGAAGATTGTGGAGGTCGCGTGCGCGTTCAGACGGCACGTGCGACGTTCGAATGCCGCGCGGCGGCACTCGCAAGCGGCAAGCACAACATTCGCGGACTACCGCGGCCCGACGGGCCGATGGTCGGATTCAAGATGCACCTGCGCCCCACGGACGCGGCCTGCACTGCGCTGATCGGATCCGTTCATTTGATCGCGTTCGCCGGCGGCTATCTCGGGCTTTGCATGGTCGAGGATGGAACGCTCTCAATCGCGTGGATCATCAATTCGCAAATCCTGCAACTCATCGGAACAAGTTGGGCCACGCAATCATCGTATTTTGCAAAGCAGTCGCCCATCTTCGACGAGCTGACGGCAGGCGCCGCACCCGCTTGGGAAAAGCCGCTTGCCGTCTCGGGACTGCCTTACGGCTTTATGCGATCGGCAGCGATTGCGCCGACGATATATCCAGTCGGCGACCAATTGGCCGTGATCCCCTCATTCTCGGGTGACGGCACAGCGCTCGCTTTGGCATCGGGAATTGCCGCCGCGCAGTCTATTCTCAAATGTGAAGGCGCCCTCGACTTTCAGCGCCGAATGCTCGCGAACTACAAACCACAGTTCCAGCGGGCGGCGGCTCTCGATTGGGTCATCGCCGACCCGCGGCTCCGCAACGTAGGCATGGCCGGCGCGCGCCTCTTTCCCAGTATGGTGACAATGCTTGTCTCCGCGACGCGGCTTCGCGGTCTCGACGGATTGATATCGTCGACAGAAGCGCGAACCTAG
- a CDS encoding type III polyketide synthase, whose amino-acid sequence MTVLPVDFAKHVRKPDFGLPVEILSIASANPPHKVSQSDALANAALIYPQFASVHGLFSNTGIDHRYTCQPMSWYRQTHTWEERTEVFQEQALNLLEQVALEATARAGLSLDDIDAFVTNTITGLAIPSLDALLMNRLPFSPNVERLPIFGLGCGGGVAGLSRAARFAQGRPDRNVLFITVDLCSLCARPNDPSMAMFVAAALFGDGAAGVVLRASANGASEGSNGDRPVVRAFGEHTWRNTRHIMGWDVKSDGFGVVLSPELPTLMRNNLAQVVKEFIGRNGMSLSDFKGFLFHPGGRKVLETAEDVLGIDRSMLGHSWDVLRDFGNMSSATALFILQRAMRAGDKGRHLLAAFGPGFSAYFVALDL is encoded by the coding sequence ATGACGGTGTTGCCGGTTGATTTCGCGAAGCATGTGCGCAAACCCGACTTCGGGCTGCCGGTTGAAATTCTCTCGATTGCGTCCGCCAATCCGCCCCACAAGGTTAGCCAGAGCGATGCACTCGCAAATGCGGCCCTGATTTACCCGCAGTTCGCGAGCGTGCACGGACTCTTCTCCAATACGGGCATCGACCATCGTTATACCTGCCAACCTATGAGCTGGTACCGGCAAACGCACACGTGGGAAGAGCGGACCGAAGTCTTCCAAGAGCAGGCCTTGAATTTGCTCGAGCAGGTCGCGCTGGAAGCTACGGCGCGTGCGGGATTATCGCTCGACGACATCGATGCGTTTGTTACCAATACGATCACGGGCCTCGCTATACCGAGTCTCGACGCGCTGCTGATGAACCGCCTGCCATTTTCACCGAACGTCGAGCGGCTGCCGATTTTTGGTCTTGGCTGCGGCGGTGGCGTAGCGGGGCTTTCTCGCGCGGCACGTTTTGCTCAAGGGCGGCCGGACCGGAACGTTCTCTTCATCACAGTTGATCTCTGCAGTCTTTGCGCGCGTCCGAACGATCCGAGCATGGCGATGTTCGTTGCTGCGGCGTTGTTCGGAGATGGTGCCGCGGGCGTCGTTCTGCGGGCAAGCGCAAACGGCGCGAGTGAAGGCAGCAATGGCGATAGGCCTGTCGTGCGTGCGTTCGGCGAGCACACGTGGCGCAACACGCGTCATATCATGGGGTGGGATGTCAAAAGCGATGGCTTCGGCGTCGTGCTCAGTCCGGAGCTTCCGACGTTGATGCGCAATAATCTCGCTCAGGTGGTGAAAGAATTCATCGGCAGAAACGGCATGTCGCTCAGCGACTTTAAAGGATTCCTTTTTCATCCCGGCGGACGCAAGGTGCTCGAGACGGCGGAAGATGTGCTTGGCATCGACAGGTCGATGCTCGGGCATTCGTGGGATGTGCTGCGCGACTTCGGCAATATGTCGTCAGCGACGGCGCTCTTCATCTTGCAAAGAGCGATGAGGGCCGGTGACAAGGGGCGGCATCTGTTAGCGGCTTTCGGGCCGGGTTTCTCGGCTTATTTCGTGGCGCTGGATCTCTAG
- a CDS encoding response regulator transcription factor, which produces MLTTREMQCLAGLARGLSNSEIAKQLEISLATVALHIGNARRKLGAKTREQAVALAVKQGLIDLVS; this is translated from the coding sequence GTGCTCACAACTCGCGAAATGCAGTGCCTCGCGGGTTTGGCGCGCGGGCTTTCCAATAGTGAAATCGCAAAGCAGTTAGAGATCTCGTTGGCTACCGTCGCGCTCCATATCGGAAACGCGCGCAGGAAACTCGGTGCCAAGACCCGGGAGCAGGCCGTCGCGCTCGCCGTCAAGCAAGGATTGATAGATTTGGTCAGCTGA
- a CDS encoding YadA family autotransporter adhesin, giving the protein MACGPNATATGAQASAFGNNSSAVGTGSAALSASAVAMANYSIAIGGDYSSATDPHNPAGGPDGTGAKAFTDFSVAIGADAKAQGNESIAFGAGAQAYGTDGMALGVLATSRGTASVSLGAVSSALGNGSVAIGGDTDGLSGPKTGAQAQGDFSTVIGSNSTAGGTNDVITGANNLTGAGGNNSVLGNGISIQGGGANNTVLGVGHTVNGSNNFVAGDPNNVTGSNNTVTGNNNTVNGDSNYFGGNDNQATGDSNTIIGNNNGGPTANFSNNTIIGDGNTAVTTSNNNIVGNTNTVGGGGGSNNVLGANNTVNGTKNVAVGEGTTVTGNDAVAIGTSAKATANGNVAIGNKSSANNFNAVAVGDGAAASGGNATALGDSAESQGFDTTAVGQNAFAAGAGTTALGQGASAVGILSTATGASAASNFSFGSTSTGALSNTSFSTFSGADGYESNAKFSFGSTAAGAFSNVSGTLFGTANGFGAQVDPFTFGGTASGAFANAGNSFASAYGTGSSATGFGSTALGSGSEASGTGSTAVGSLSEASGNGSVAIGNAEATQTNSIAVGTGASSTGAGAIAIGEYSSATGSVAVGSNAHAANGGAAYGDNSEATGSFATAAGPNSSATYSNSAAFGNGATTTRADQQVFGTVSNTYTTPGITSNASRAAQSGPLEVVTSDHNGNLATDGGAIYDALSKLGGGVAIAMALTNPDLVGNERFGVAGNVSYWEDNVALGFSAMGVVGRNIFGSGERLAVSGAIGVSVAEESYSRHGNNTSVGGRAGAQLTW; this is encoded by the coding sequence ATTGCATGCGGACCGAACGCCACCGCCACCGGCGCGCAAGCTAGCGCCTTCGGCAACAATAGTTCTGCCGTTGGAACCGGCTCTGCCGCGTTGAGCGCCTCGGCGGTCGCGATGGCGAATTATTCGATCGCCATTGGCGGCGACTACAGTTCGGCTACCGACCCGCATAATCCTGCCGGAGGGCCGGATGGCACCGGCGCGAAAGCATTCACGGACTTTTCGGTCGCCATAGGAGCGGATGCGAAAGCCCAAGGAAATGAATCTATTGCCTTCGGCGCCGGCGCGCAGGCGTACGGAACCGACGGTATGGCGCTAGGTGTTCTGGCGACTTCTCGCGGAACTGCGTCCGTGTCTCTCGGAGCGGTGAGCTCCGCCCTCGGCAACGGATCGGTCGCCATCGGCGGCGACACCGATGGGCTGAGCGGTCCTAAGACTGGCGCTCAGGCGCAAGGCGATTTCTCCACCGTCATCGGATCGAACTCGACCGCGGGCGGCACGAATGACGTGATCACGGGCGCCAACAATCTCACTGGAGCCGGCGGCAACAACAGCGTCCTCGGTAATGGCATCAGCATCCAAGGCGGCGGCGCCAACAACACCGTGCTCGGCGTCGGCCACACGGTCAACGGCTCGAACAACTTCGTCGCCGGTGATCCCAATAACGTCACCGGCTCGAATAACACCGTTACCGGCAACAACAACACGGTCAACGGCGACAGCAATTATTTCGGCGGAAACGATAACCAAGCCACGGGCGACAGCAATACGATCATCGGCAACAACAACGGCGGCCCGACGGCGAACTTCAGCAACAACACCATCATTGGCGATGGCAACACGGCCGTGACGACGAGCAACAACAACATCGTCGGCAACACCAACACTGTCGGAGGTGGTGGCGGCAGTAATAACGTCCTCGGCGCCAACAACACGGTGAATGGCACTAAGAACGTGGCCGTTGGCGAGGGTACGACCGTCACCGGCAACGATGCCGTCGCCATCGGCACCAGCGCTAAGGCAACCGCAAACGGCAATGTCGCCATCGGCAATAAATCGAGTGCCAATAATTTCAACGCCGTTGCTGTCGGCGACGGCGCGGCAGCCTCGGGCGGCAATGCAACGGCTTTGGGCGACAGCGCTGAATCCCAGGGCTTCGATACGACAGCTGTGGGTCAAAACGCTTTCGCCGCTGGCGCGGGCACAACCGCGCTCGGACAAGGCGCTTCGGCAGTCGGTATTTTATCGACCGCCACCGGAGCTAGCGCGGCATCAAACTTCAGCTTCGGCTCGACATCGACGGGAGCTCTTTCAAACACCAGCTTCAGCACGTTCTCTGGCGCCGACGGCTACGAGTCGAACGCCAAGTTTAGCTTCGGCTCGACGGCTGCCGGAGCGTTCTCGAACGTGAGCGGCACCCTCTTCGGAACGGCGAACGGCTTCGGCGCGCAAGTCGATCCGTTCACCTTCGGCGGCACCGCCAGCGGCGCATTTGCGAATGCTGGAAACAGCTTCGCGTCGGCCTACGGCACGGGCTCGAGTGCAACCGGCTTCGGATCAACGGCCCTCGGCTCCGGCTCTGAAGCTTCGGGCACCGGATCGACCGCCGTTGGCTCCCTCTCCGAAGCATCCGGAAATGGCTCAGTTGCCATCGGAAATGCCGAAGCCACTCAAACGAACTCGATCGCCGTCGGCACAGGCGCCTCATCGACGGGTGCAGGCGCGATTGCGATCGGTGAATATTCGTCGGCTACCGGTTCCGTAGCGGTGGGCTCAAACGCACATGCAGCGAACGGCGGCGCCGCATACGGCGACAACAGCGAAGCCACGGGATCCTTTGCGACGGCGGCTGGCCCGAATTCTTCCGCGACGTACAGCAACTCGGCGGCGTTCGGAAACGGGGCCACCACCACGCGCGCCGATCAGCAAGTGTTCGGCACGGTCAGCAATACATACACCACGCCGGGCATAACCTCGAACGCCAGCAGAGCGGCCCAGTCGGGTCCGCTGGAAGTCGTCACCTCCGATCATAACGGCAACCTCGCGACGGACGGCGGCGCTATCTACGACGCACTGAGCAAACTCGGCGGCGGCGTCGCCATCGCGATGGCACTGACGAATCCCGACCTTGTTGGCAACGAGCGGTTTGGCGTCGCCGGCAACGTCTCCTACTGGGAAGACAACGTCGCGTTGGGCTTCAGCGCGATGGGCGTCGTTGGCCGCAACATCTTCGGCTCGGGCGAACGCCTCGCCGTATCGGGCGCGATCGGTGTCAGCGTCGCCGAAGAGAGCTACAGCAGACACGGCAACAACACCAGCGTCGGTGGCCGCGCCGGTGCTCAGCTCACGTGGTAA
- the mgtE gene encoding magnesium transporter: MENIRSASGENVDPIVLVELLEEHDADIVAQLNELDLETAGSILAELPLDRVIEIFDRPELTRAGDLFLELPDEFAGQVLKGMSADRAADTLRQLDPPDRTKLLGLLDFETAASLKLLLAYPEGTAGSMMTTEFVSVPSTFTVAETLKLIREVEHTRETIYAIYVLDPQSRALVQTVTLRQLIMGQPDQSILEVAPDREPVWVGPDTDREEVARLISIHDLLAVPVLNARHRVLGIVTVDDVVDAILAESMEDVQKFGGVEGIAEPYLQIGFIEMIRKRAGWLCALFLGEMLTASAMQHYSDELEKAVVLTLFIPLIMSSGGNSGSQATSLLIRALALGQLRLRDWWRVAIREIPTGITLGVILGVIGIVRITIWQKLGIFDYGEHWVLVALTVGLGLVGIVTFGSLMGSMLPFVLKRLGFDPASASAPFVATLVDVTGLMIYFSVALLVLRGTLL; encoded by the coding sequence ATGGAAAACATCCGCAGCGCCTCGGGTGAAAACGTAGACCCGATTGTCTTGGTCGAGCTGCTCGAAGAGCACGACGCCGATATCGTCGCCCAGCTCAACGAGCTGGACCTCGAGACAGCTGGCTCGATACTCGCCGAATTGCCCCTCGATCGCGTCATCGAAATTTTCGACCGGCCCGAGCTGACGCGCGCCGGCGATCTGTTCCTCGAACTCCCCGACGAATTCGCTGGCCAAGTCCTGAAGGGCATGTCCGCCGACCGCGCGGCCGACACGCTTCGCCAGCTTGACCCTCCCGACCGCACCAAGCTCTTAGGGCTCCTCGACTTCGAGACTGCCGCCTCGCTGAAGCTGCTGCTCGCCTATCCCGAGGGCACCGCTGGCAGCATGATGACGACGGAATTCGTCAGCGTTCCTTCGACCTTCACCGTCGCCGAAACCCTGAAGCTTATCCGCGAGGTAGAGCACACGCGAGAGACGATCTACGCGATCTACGTCCTCGATCCGCAATCGCGCGCGCTGGTGCAGACAGTGACATTGCGCCAGCTGATCATGGGACAGCCCGATCAGTCGATCCTCGAGGTGGCGCCTGACCGCGAACCCGTCTGGGTCGGACCGGACACCGACCGCGAAGAAGTAGCGCGTCTGATCTCTATCCACGACCTTCTCGCCGTGCCGGTCCTCAACGCCCGCCATCGCGTGCTGGGCATCGTGACCGTCGACGACGTCGTTGACGCGATCCTCGCGGAAAGTATGGAAGACGTCCAGAAGTTCGGCGGCGTCGAAGGCATCGCGGAGCCGTATCTTCAAATCGGCTTTATCGAAATGATCCGCAAGCGCGCCGGCTGGCTGTGCGCCCTCTTTCTCGGCGAAATGCTCACCGCCAGCGCCATGCAGCACTACTCGGATGAGCTGGAAAAAGCGGTCGTGCTCACCCTATTCATTCCGCTCATCATGAGCTCCGGCGGCAACTCCGGCTCGCAAGCCACCTCGCTGCTCATTCGCGCGCTCGCGCTTGGCCAGCTGCGGCTCCGCGACTGGTGGCGCGTTGCCATCAGGGAAATCCCAACCGGCATCACGCTTGGGGTCATCCTCGGCGTGATCGGCATAGTGCGCATTACGATATGGCAGAAGCTCGGCATTTTCGATTATGGCGAGCACTGGGTGCTGGTCGCATTGACGGTCGGCCTCGGCCTTGTTGGCATCGTGACCTTCGGCTCTTTGATGGGCTCGATGTTGCCGTTTGTGCTGAAACGTCTCGGCTTCGACCCGGCAAGCGCCTCGGCCCCGTTCGTCGCAACGCTCGTCGATGTCACCGGCTTGATGATCTATTTCAGCGTGGCGCTCCTCGTTCTGCGCGGCACACTGCTTTGA